The Pedobacter frigiditerrae genomic sequence ATTGCTTCTAAAATTTCAAATTCATCGTTTATAATATCTGAAATTCTGTCTAAATCTAATGGATAAAAGCAAACGATTCTTAAACCACAAAAATCCTCAATTTGATCAAGAGGATTCTCATATCCTTTCCTTTCAATTTTCTCATAGAAAGAATCAAATTCTTTTATCCGAAAAGATATTGTATGGTAAGAAATCTTTTGTTCAGTTAGAAATGTAATTAACGCTTGTTTCAAATTTTCTGCTAATCTGGCATACAAACTGTGTTTTGAATGATAATGTTCTTCAATTTCTGCTTTATCCATTACTATTAAATATTAACCAGATTAATTTGACTCTTAATTTTTCTTTAGTGAAACATAGACTGGTTGTGCTACCCCTCAGCAATCTCTTTCCCCAACTTACTATGTTTATAACCATAAGCGAAATAAACCACCAAGCCAATAACCAACCAAATTCCAAAACCAATCCAGTTAGAAATACCTAATTCGCACATCATGTACAAACAGCTCAATAAGCCTAAAACAGGAATAAGGGATAGGTTTTTAGTTACACAGTAATAAGTAATAACAAGACAGATGATCAAGAAAATCCACATTGGAATTTTGTGTTTAAATAACGACCAGCCACCTTCAAATTTCTTATCCGTTTCAATAGAAGATTTGTTCATGAAGTCTTCATATTGAGCAGGAGTTAGATTTGTCAAGTAAGCCTCAGCATCAATTTGTTTACCTTGTAAAACAACTGGGCTCGCACTTATTTCCCCTTTAACAGTCGCGATTTCTTGGTCTGATAGGGATTTAATAAATGTTGTTGGCTCAATAATCTTTGTTTTATTGGTAATAAAATCAGTTGTTTCAGTTTTAAATTTCACAAAACAAACTACAATTACAGCAATAAAAACAAGAGGGATAATGAACTTAGAATTAACATAAGGAATTTTGAATTTCCCTCTTTGTACGCCTGGTCTGTTTTGTAAAACCAATACACCTGCACAAACCAACACAAAGGCAAATAAGGTTCCTATAGAGCATAAATCGGTAACGATAGTTAGGTTCATGAATAAAGAAGGAACCGCCACTACAAAACCAACTACGATGGTCGCAAATGAAGGTGTTTTATATTTAGGATGAATTTTAGAGAACTTCTTAGGTAATAAACCATCACGGCTCATGCTCATCCAAATACGTGGTTGACCCATTTGAAATACCAATAACACACTTGCCATTGCAAATACAGCACTTACGGCAATGATACCACTCATCAGTTTTAAATCAATTTGATCAAAAACAAATGCCAATGGATCACCAACTGCTAAAGTATCAGATTTTACTATTCCTGTTAAAACTAAAGCAATGGCCACATATAAAATGGTACAAATGATAATTGCCCACATCATCCCTCTAGGTAAATCTCTTTGTGGGTTTTTACACTCTTCTGCAGTAGTAGAAATGGCATCAAAACCTATATAGGCAAAGAAAACAGCAGAAACTCCTTTTAAAACTCCCGATACACCATTTGGTGCAAATGGGTTCCAGTTTTTAGTATCAACATAGAAAACACCAACTGCAAGTACCAATAAGATAACCGCCAACTTAACCACTACCATTGCATTACTTGCATTTCTAGATTCTTTCATTCCGCGATAAACTAACCAAGTAATGAAAATGATAATACCTAATGCAGGTAAATCGGCCACTAAATGAAAACCACCTATAGTTGGTGCAGATACCCAGGCATTGTTAGCAATACGAGTGGCATCATCCAAATTAGCCATGCTTTTTCCTGCATTTAACAAGGCATCCGCATGTGCGTGACCATTAAAAGCGGTTAAATAATCCATTGTTGCCCAGTCTGGGATATTTATGCCATCTATACCTAATGCCGGTATTCGAATGGAGGACAGTAATCCAGTAAAGTAATCTGACCAAGAAATAGCTACAGTAATGTTTCCAATGCCATATTCCATGATCAACGACCAGCCTATAATCCAAGCCACTAATTCGCCAAAAGCTACATAAGAATAGGTATACGCACTTCCAGAAACGGGCACCATAGACGCAAATTCTGCATAAGCAAAAGCAGCAAAACTACAGGCGATAGCAGTAAAAATGAAAAGGAAAATTACCGCCGGACCGCCATCAGCACTTGCTTTACCTATCGTGCTAAAAATACCTGCTCCAATAATTGCGGCAATACCAAATGCCGTTAAATCTCTTACACCTAAAGTTTTATGAAGCGAATCACCATGGTCGCCATAACCTTTTGCTGCATCTTCTAAAATCTTTGAAATTGATTTCTTTCTAAATAGTTTATCGAACATATAATGGGTTGTGATGCTTTTTATCTTTTCAAGGATTAGAGCAGTCTTTGTTTAGTTTATCCAAACTTAAAAAAATATCGATTAAAAACCGCTATAGCGCACATAAAATTATCAACGTCTATTGGGATTTAAGCTTATTTCAATTAAAAGTCATAGCAATGAGCAGGGTGGGCTAATGATGCCTTACTCTTAGCCGTATCTTATCCCAGTTATAGCCCTATAAAATCCGCTACAAATGCAAAACTAATCCGCGTCCAATGCGGACTAGACGCGGACTCGATGCGGACTAGATGCGGACTGGCTAGAAAGGAAACAGGAATGAAGATGCAATAACAAGTAAGGCAAGATGCGCTGTCTTATACTTGATTACCCTTACAAAAAGCGGATAGTTAAACGGTTAAATACTTACATGATAAAAACATAAACGGTTATATCCTTACACTCATTTTTCTTCATACTGATATCACTGAATTATTCTTACAATAGAACTTATTCTGCCCAATTTATTAGCGCTTCTTAAATAAAACCCCACAAAAAAAGCCGTAGTGTAATGCTACGGCTAAATTTATTTGTTAGATAACGAAATGTTTATTTGAAGTGGAAAGCTTATACCTTCTACCTTCCTTCCCTCAACCTTGTCTTATCCCAATTTATTTAATTCATCCTTAACAAAATTGGCTAATTCTTTAACATAAGCTGCGCTGAAATCAAATTTAATTCCTGCGGTTTCATAAATCTCATTCATTGGTTTGGTATAACCTAATGCTAAGGCATCCAAATATTGCGCTAAAGCTTTTTCTGGATTTTCTTTATAATTTTTCCAAACAGCAATAGCGCCTAATTGTGCAATCGCATATTCGATGTAGTAAAAAGGAACTTCAAATAAGTGTAGTTGTTTTTGCCATAGGTTGCCAAATTGTTGCTCAAAATCTGTCCAGTCTGCAAAGCCTGCCCCGAAAAGACTATAGATTTGCTTAAATGCAACTTCCCTATCTGCAGCATTATGGTTTGGATTAGTATAAATCCAGTGTTGAAACTGGTCTATTACTGCAACCCAAGGCAAGGTTTTTAAAACATCTGCCAATTGCTCTTTTTTGGCACGAATTAAATCTTCCTCATTGTCGAAATAAACATCCCAATTATCCATTGAGATTAACTCCATACTCATTGAGGCTAATTCAGCAACCTCAGATGGACAATGTTTAAAGTCGTTTAACTCTAAATTTGCAGTTAGAAAAGTATGTATCGCATGACCACCTTCATGTACCATGGTTGTTAAATCTCTTAATGAATTGGCCGAGTTCATGAAGATAAAAGGGGCACCAGTTTCTGCTAGTGGATAATTGTAACCACCTGGAGCTTTGCCCATCCTACTTTCCACATCAAAAAGTCCATTAGCCTTCATGATGCTTAGTTTCTCACCTAAAGATGGATTGATCGCTGTAAAACAGCTAATGCTTTTATCAATTAGTTCTTGTCCGTTATGAAATGGCTTTAACATTGATTTACCAGTTGTGCTCACCTCCATGTCCCAAGGTCTCAATGCTGTTAAGCCTAAAGCGACTTGTCGTTTTTCTGCCTGTTCTTTTAAAACAGGAACAACTTCTTTTTCTATCGCTACTGCGAAATCATAACAATCTTTAACATCATAATCAAAACGGCCTAAAGCCTGAAACATGTAATCGCGGTAGTTCTCAAAACCTGCGTTTAAAGCAACTTTATGTCGCATGGCAATTAATTCATCAAACAAGATGT encodes the following:
- a CDS encoding amino acid permease is translated as MFDKLFRKKSISKILEDAAKGYGDHGDSLHKTLGVRDLTAFGIAAIIGAGIFSTIGKASADGGPAVIFLFIFTAIACSFAAFAYAEFASMVPVSGSAYTYSYVAFGELVAWIIGWSLIMEYGIGNITVAISWSDYFTGLLSSIRIPALGIDGINIPDWATMDYLTAFNGHAHADALLNAGKSMANLDDATRIANNAWVSAPTIGGFHLVADLPALGIIIFITWLVYRGMKESRNASNAMVVVKLAVILLVLAVGVFYVDTKNWNPFAPNGVSGVLKGVSAVFFAYIGFDAISTTAEECKNPQRDLPRGMMWAIIICTILYVAIALVLTGIVKSDTLAVGDPLAFVFDQIDLKLMSGIIAVSAVFAMASVLLVFQMGQPRIWMSMSRDGLLPKKFSKIHPKYKTPSFATIVVGFVVAVPSLFMNLTIVTDLCSIGTLFAFVLVCAGVLVLQNRPGVQRGKFKIPYVNSKFIIPLVFIAVIVVCFVKFKTETTDFITNKTKIIEPTTFIKSLSDQEIATVKGEISASPVVLQGKQIDAEAYLTNLTPAQYEDFMNKSSIETDKKFEGGWSLFKHKIPMWIFLIICLVITYYCVTKNLSLIPVLGLLSCLYMMCELGISNWIGFGIWLVIGLVVYFAYGYKHSKLGKEIAEG
- a CDS encoding M3 family oligoendopeptidase — translated: MIINKKIRTYIPQDLKMEWENLSPILEELLKREINAVGELEQWLKDKSELEAALEEDFAWRYIKMSCDTANESLVKDFQYFATEIEPKISPVANELNKKLNDSPFVNDLDHDKYFVYLCAIKKSLELYREENIELFTQLQVAQQKYQSVTGAMSVKINEQEYTLEQAANFLKDTDRSVRQNAWETIQQRRLADKDELNILFDELIAMRHKVALNAGFENYRDYMFQALGRFDYDVKDCYDFAVAIEKEVVPVLKEQAEKRQVALGLTALRPWDMEVSTTGKSMLKPFHNGQELIDKSISCFTAINPSLGEKLSIMKANGLFDVESRMGKAPGGYNYPLAETGAPFIFMNSANSLRDLTTMVHEGGHAIHTFLTANLELNDFKHCPSEVAELASMSMELISMDNWDVYFDNEEDLIRAKKEQLADVLKTLPWVAVIDQFQHWIYTNPNHNAADREVAFKQIYSLFGAGFADWTDFEQQFGNLWQKQLHLFEVPFYYIEYAIAQLGAIAVWKNYKENPEKALAQYLDALALGYTKPMNEIYETAGIKFDFSAAYVKELANFVKDELNKLG